In a genomic window of Glycine max cultivar Williams 82 chromosome 13, Glycine_max_v4.0, whole genome shotgun sequence:
- the LOC100790518 gene encoding putative phytosulfokines 6 isoform X2 yields MKISLHLGALLFFLFFLVSSSKLSARPLTTEQGRDRSKLNEVSGEDLVLELEGGESLKLLGVEDCKSGDEECLQRRMTLAAHLDYIYTQHHKP; encoded by the exons ATGAAGATAAGTCTTCACCTTGGAGCtctcctcttttttttgttcttcctaGTTTCCTCATCAAAGCTATCTGCTAGACCACTCACCACCGAACAAG GGAGAGACAGATCAAAACTGAATGAGGTCTCAGGGGAGGACTTGGTGTTGGAGTTGGAAGGAGGTGAATCTTTGAAG CTGCTGGGGGTGGAGGACTGCAAAAGTGGAGATGAAGAATGTTTGCAGAGAAGAATGACTTTAGCAGCTCACCTAGACTACATCTACACCCAGCACCATAAGCCTTGA
- the LOC100790518 gene encoding putative phytosulfokines 6 isoform X1, translating into MKISLHLGALLFFLFFLVSSSKLSARPLTTEQGRDRSKLNEVSGEDLVLELEGGESLKQLLGVEDCKSGDEECLQRRMTLAAHLDYIYTQHHKP; encoded by the exons ATGAAGATAAGTCTTCACCTTGGAGCtctcctcttttttttgttcttcctaGTTTCCTCATCAAAGCTATCTGCTAGACCACTCACCACCGAACAAG GGAGAGACAGATCAAAACTGAATGAGGTCTCAGGGGAGGACTTGGTGTTGGAGTTGGAAGGAGGTGAATCTTTGAAG CAGCTGCTGGGGGTGGAGGACTGCAAAAGTGGAGATGAAGAATGTTTGCAGAGAAGAATGACTTTAGCAGCTCACCTAGACTACATCTACACCCAGCACCATAAGCCTTGA